Genomic window (Mus caroli chromosome 14, CAROLI_EIJ_v1.1, whole genome shotgun sequence):
GGTATCCAGTGTGGGGACGGGTGAGTGTTGGGCACCTATTCCCGGAGACCCTAACCCCTTCCTCCTCTGTGCCAAGTAACTCGGGGGGTCCTCGGGGAGGGGAAAGCCATTTTCATGGCTGAAACAGAGGGAGACTTGAGGGTCTGCAGGCAGACTCGGTTGTAGCTGCTGCTGTTGAGCGTCTCGGAGCCAGTCTTGCCTCAGCTCGGTGGGCACAGAGCCCTGGCAGAAAGAACGTCGTCTCCAAAAGTTGTGCTTGCTTTCTGTCCCCTGTTTGACTTTCATCCCTACTTGTCCCTCATCATCCCTCACTGCCAAGCCCCAGCTCAGGGAAACACACTGGTCTGGTCTATAAGGATGGAGGGTGGGCTTACTGTTCCAGAAGCTCAGTTCGTAACTCAGGTGCTCACCAGTGTTGTTTGGCCCTTATTCTATAACGGGTGCAGGTGAGCGAGTTCCAAAACGTGTGTGTCTAGGCCTCACACCGGTAGCCTAGGagcagcaggagggagagagaaagggcaaTGCCCATCTCTTGCCAGGCTGAGCCTCATACATCTCCATTCTGCCTAATGCTTTGGAGCCGCAAGGGACACCACACCTTGTTTTGCAAGGAGTTCTCCTAAGTACAACCCCCAACCCGCGTGGATGCCCTGAACCAGGGGCATAGTCACTGTGGCTGTGGTTTTTAAGAGTCCAACAGGTGGCAGTGAAGGCAACTTGCATTTTCCTGCCTGTGTGATTTAAGACACAGAACATGACATGTCTGAACTGCTAGCATTACTGAGCTTACAGTTGGCCGTCAAGGATTCTTTGAACCCATGCTGCATGGGTTCCATAACCAAGATGGCCCTCGATTGAGTAGAGAGAGTAGTATACAGCATGGATACTTTAGACAGAGATGCTTATGTTCTGTACTGAATGGACCAAGGGAGTGTGTGTTAATTCTGGAATTTTTCCTCTTAATGTGTTTGGACCTTAGTTGATGGTATAACTAAAACCTTGGCAATCAAACTAGCCTGAGCCTGGGGTTGCGTGCCTTTAGTCcgagcacttaggaggcagaacaGGAGGATCTTAGTTtgatctacataacaagttctagaGAGAACctgccttggaaaaaaaaaaagaaagaaagataaccATAAGGGGGGTGGCTACTGTACCCCAGAGAATTGTGCAGTTGAGAACCATCGCTCCAGAAAGAGGGGAATGTTGAAATTAGCTCAGGTTGTTGtggacatgaaaaaaaaaaaaagagagagagtcctTGTGGCCAGAGATGGAGCTTGGTTGAGTCCCTGGTGGGGCGCCAGTGGAGAGAGGATGAATTGGGATGTTGGACTGTGGGAGGATTCTTGTGAGGACAGTGTATTCCCAGGGGGACCTTGGCATTTGTACCATGTAGTGATGCGTTCTGAGGACAGCTGGGACTTACTGTATCTTGCCATTGACAAAAGCTCTTTTTCAGCTGTAATGGTGGCTATCCCTCTGGAGCATGGAGCTTCTGGACGAAAAAAGGCCTGGTTTCAGGTGGAGTCTACAATTCTCATGTAGGTGAGTGTGTTTGCCCACAACTCCTGTCTCTCAGATGCATTTCATAGGCAAGTGTCAGTGGCTTCCTTTTCTATGGTAAGGGGAAGGTCAAGGATAGAGGGCCAGCTGATGGCTAGTTAGCCAGGCCATTCTCAGTATAGAAGCTGCCCCACAGGATGTAGACATGGTCTAATCTGGGGGCCTCGAAGTGGGGGTTGCAGGCTGACATTATCTTGTCCCCTCCATCTGTCAGGCTGCTTACCATACACCATCCCTCCCTGCGAGCACCATGTCAATGGCTCCCGTCCCCCGTGCACTGGAGAAGGAGATACTCCCAGGTGCAACAAGAGCTGTGAAGCTGGCTACTCCCCATCCTACAAAGAGGATAAGCACTTTGGTAAGCTGGGGCCTGGGCTGGGGCCTGgtaaaggaggaagaagccaaAGACATTGAGTGTTAGAGTCCAGAGATGggcggtggtacacacctttaatcctaacaacTGGTGGGCATAGGCAGGCggctttctgagttcaatgccagattggtctacagagagatccaagacagccagggctacactaaaacaaacaaacaaacgcaacaacaacaacaacaacaaaaaaccaggagCAGTAAGAAGGAGGGAAGCTGAGGTAATTTATAACCTGTCTCTGAACAGAGATACACACTGCATACTTTGTTTGGTCCACGCTCTGTCTTGTCAGAATCCATTTGAGCTCCAAGGGACCAGGCAGATGGTTGTTTTGCAAGGGGTTAGAACCTGGTTTTAGACCTTGGGGTCCTCTTAGCCTCTTCTAGGACTGTCTAGCTCTACTTAACCTCTTACCTAGGAAGCCTTCCTTGACCTCTTCTGGAGGCCTGGAAGGGCCGGAGGCACTTTCTCACCCTGACCagctttgtttcttttgcagGGTACACTTCCTACAGTGTGTCTAACAGTGTGAAGGAGATCATGGCAGAAATCTACAAAAATGGCCCAGTGGAGGGTGCCTTCACTGTGTTTGCTGACTTCTTGACTTACAAATCAGGTACCAGTCGGCTCCAACAGAGCCAGGGTTGGAAGGAAGTCAGAGCTCACGGGGTCAGGGTCTACATAAGCCAGCAGGTCTCACAGTGAGAAAGGTGGGAGCTTTGGGAGGGGCCTGGGGATTCAACCTCccttctgctctcttctctgagcagctggtggtggtgctgctcaCCTGCTGTGCTCTGTCTCCACAGAGCCTCTCTGTCTTTCCAACCTTGCCAGCCTGGCTCTGTTCCATACTCTGCTGTGCTTCTTCCTTCTACAGCAACcactcctgcctttgtctctcatcCACATTTGACAGTGGTCGTTTCTCTTTGCAAAGGCCTAGGTCACCTTAGCTGTCCACATAGCTGGGATGACAACTCagaatcagggttctctagagcagtggcATTCAACCTGCCGGTCTTAACCCCTTTGAGTCAGTTTGTCACAATGAAAATACATCCTGTATACCAAATGTTTACATTactgttcataacagtagcaaaattacagttatgaagtagaaacaaaagtaattttatagttggggtcactGCAACATAAGGAACGGTTAAgtattgcagcattaggaaggctgaaagccactgctctagaggaacAACATAAATAATGAGTCTGTTTGGAtggatctgtctgtctatctgtctgtctgtctatatgtatctATCCTTTTATCTGGAGGGGATTTATTACAGTGGCTTACAGGCTTTGGTCCAGTTAGCCCAACAATGACTGTCTCCTAACAGAAGGCCCAAAAAATCCAGTAGTTCAGTGCACAAGGCTAGCTGTTGCAGCTGGTCTTCAGCATACGCTGGAGTCtcaagaagtaggctctaatgccagtgaaggaataacTTGCAAGAACAAGCTAGcaaacagtttctttcttttgagtcCAGTAGACaaatgtggcccagattaaagctGGGTCTCCTCACCTGCAAAGACCAgaattaaaggtggatcttctcacctcagagatccagattagaagtgggtcttcctacttcaaatgatttaattaagaaaacagtTCCTCACAGGAATGCTcagtcatttgggttttagttaattccagatgtagtcaagttgacaaccaaggaCAGCCATCACAGCACCTGTACCTAAGCAAGTAGAAAGCCTGGTTGACCAGATCTCTGAACACCTAAGCTTCCATCAGCTGGCAGTGGCCTGCGCCCTTACCTTATTACCCCTCCAGTGAACCCCAGAGCAGGAACTCTGAAAGCTATCTAAAGCTTCACAGACGAACCCAgacatggaatctcagggtgtAAAACAAATAATTGGCCTTTGGGTTTTAAGTTTGCTTCATAACGTAAAAGTTTATCAGAACCTTTATTTTCAAGCCAaccaaataatatttttgtagGATCCcgctttttaaaatttgcattctTAAGTGTATTGGGcttccaaaaatatttttggaagtGCTAGGAATGAaaaagtatatacacacacatttaagtcAGATATAGTGACACCcatatgtaatcccagcattcaggaagcagaggcagaattttgaggtttgaggccaacttgggcttTTTAGACCATATCtcaaacacttacacacacacacacacacacacccctccatacatgtatatatgcatgcatacatatatacatacatacatacaatctcCGTAATCTCCTAATACCATGGATACCCCTTGTCATAgatactgttctattgctgtgaagaggcactcCTTTTCTTATTCACTGTTCTGATGCTCTGAAGAGACCCAGAACCAAggaactcttaaaaaagaaagcatttaatatgGGCTTGCTTACAtcttcagagggttagtccactatcatcatggcagggagtgtAGCTCCCCAGACATGCTGTAGCTGAGAACTACACCTTggtgtacaggtgtgtgcatgtatgagggCCAAGAGGTACCACAGAGACAAATAGAGGAACCCCACGCCCGCAGTGACACACCGGGCAACTTTCCCCCCTCATCCTTCTGCCACTTCTAGCCCTCCgtatggtgccattccctggtaaCAAATCCTTCAAACATCAGCCTGTGGGAgccactcttattcaaaccacacacCGAAGCTCCCTGATAAAgactgtgggtgctggagacccAACCCAGGACCTTGTCATGCTAGCAAGTGCTCATCTTGAGGCCCTCCTCCAGCTTTCTAGAGATTTCTGTGTAGACCAGTTGGTTCCTGTCTGCCTATTCTGACTGGGTGGCTAGCTGTCTTGGGAATCTGTGAGCAGGCAGTGACCCTGTGTTCAGTCATAACTGCCTTTTCCTTCTTCAGGAGTATACAAGCATGAAGCCGGTGATATGATGGGTGGCCACGCCATCCGCATCCTGGGCTGGGGAGTAGAGAATGGAGTTCCCTACTGGCTGGCAGCCAACTCTTGGAACCTTGACTGGGGTGATAATGGTGAGTGGCAGTCCCCCTCCTCAGACTACATAAGCAGCCAGAGCATCATAGCCCCTTTGCTCCTCTGTGGCCCGAGGTGTGGACTTGACTACCTAAATGTATATAGATCCTTTGGTCTAGAACCATCTGTGAGCCCCAGAGCTCCACATGGTTTTGTAGACAGTTCCCATCGCATAAGCAGCATGTGACGAGAACTGATAGTTTCAGATGATGCTGGGTGTCAGGTAGCTCACCCTGGCTCCTGTGGCCCCAGCACTTAGGATGCTGAGGCTAAGGGCGGAGTgtgtggccagcctgggttagAGTGGGGCATCCTCTGAACATAGTAAGGGTTAGGCCAAGCTCAGAGCATACTTTGAAAGCACCTACTTTTTCTCCATCCCAGGCTTCTTTAAAATCCTCAGAGGAGAGAACCACTGTGGCATTGAATCAGAAATTGTGGCTGGAATCCCACGCACTGACCAGTACTGGGGAAGATTCTAATCTGCTTTGACTTCATTGTCCAGTCCTTAGGGGCTTTTTCCAAAATGTAGCGACCCTGGCAGGGAATGAAGTAGACAGGAGAGTCTTTGATTCTTTGAGTTCACCTAACATGCATGAAGCTTTCGGCAAGATTTGGACAACTGGACCAGAGCTGCCTGCCATCAGAGCTACCTTCCAAGCACTGTCCTTACCTGGCCTCCTCCTAGCCCATCCCACAACAGTGATCACAACCTGCATCCTAGCTTCTCCCTAGACTAGTGCGGTTTGTAGTGCCTGCTGTTGTGGCTCTGCCTgccatccctcccacccccatcaccaTCCCAGCATCTGAGGACCCAAGGGCTTTGACTGCAGGATTTCCAAAAGAATGAACACTTCACAAGAGGACAAATGCCACCTCTCAGCTGCATCTTGAAGCTGGTCACTTCTGGGTCTGTGGCAGGCATTCATCAGTGGCCCAGTGCAGTTCTCTGGAGAAAGCTACCTTTTCCCAAGGCATCTGCATCCATCAACATTGGTAATGTGGCCAGCTCTCTTTGGTCCTGTCCTCAGCTGATGCTTTTCCAATAGGATTTTTATGCTTTGTGTACCTCAACTGAGTATGAAGAGCTGTACTGGTTTTATAGATCACCCCCAGTTGTATGGCTTAAAACATGGTCACGGTTTGCTGGGTGACCGACAGATAGCCACAATGAAACTAGTCTGGGAAAAACCTGCTTTTTGTTGTAGTTACCACTTAACCCTGTAGTTTGACAAGGAATGACTGTGCCAATAAACCAATTCTCCCTCTGCTTGACATTGGCAGGGTGAACGGTTCTGTGCTGCAGTTTCAAGGCTTTTGTCTCTCCCCCTGGTTTCCTGTCACCCTCAGAAATGGTTCTCAAAACCATACCTGTAATTGCTCACATCTCTAAGCACTTCCTCCTGCTTAGAGATAAGGGAGCTACACTTATTAACCAAGGcaggcactcacatacatgtgacCCGGACGGCCATCTTCTTAGAGGTCATTTCCCTGGAGTGGGGGCCAAAGCGTGCGCACCATGTTTAAGTTTTCTGGGTCACTGGATTTCATGGATTTTACAAAAATCATAGTGAAGTACAGTTCAAAGGGAACGGGAGCCTCACTCATCAGCGCTGTCCTGTGGATCTGTTACTTCCTGCTAAATGAGAGGGAGGGGCTGGTTCTCTGGAAGCCCGCCTTCCCATGTCAGCAATCAAAACTGTATCAAAGAAGCTCTGGATGCCTGGCGAGTGCTAGAAATGTAACTCGGTTTGAGGCAACCTGGCTTGGGTACTGGGGCTTTAGTACTGCAACAGTTCCACCTGTCTCAACTACACCCAATAGTTCCCTCCTACACTTCCTTTCTTGCCTTACCACATGCCCACCTGCAACTCCCTCCCTGCCTCATATAGCCAGTGAGGATGAGCTAAATTAAGAGGACCCTGAGAAACCCGTTTTGTTATCGTAGGTTTGCGGGTGGCTCTAGATGTCTTCCATAACCAGATTCTCCTGTGGGTGGTTTCCTGTGCTCAAGTCAAGAGCTGACTTCCTTGGGTACATGAAATGgatactcaggagacagaggcagactggTCTACAATAGACCCTGAAGCTAGGAGCATTTCCTTTTCAGCCTACCCACAGGGCCTTTTGATGATTCTGTGTTTACACATCCCTACCTTTCTACACATTAGCAAAGAACACACCgttttgtgttctttgtgtggTCCCCAAACCTGAGCCAGCATGAGTGCCAGGCCTTTGAATAGCCCGACTATTTGTAGCCCAACTAGGTCATTTCAGATAGATATGGGCAATGGCCTTCAAACAGGGCCTATGACAAACAGCATTCATGCTGCCCAGGAACTCATTAGGTAACATGCCAGACCAACTTGGTCAGAAGCCTTGTTCCAGATCCATTATAATACAGAACTACAGCCTTAGAGCTCTCACTTCCACTACCACAGAGCCTGGAAAACTCAACAGCAGGGGAAAAGCCTTCAGAGGGCTGTCCCAGACAGGATTTGCAAATAACCAGAGGAAGGTAGAGAACACATCTTTCTAGTAATTGTCTGGATATGGATGGGCCTCTGAGAAAGCACAGATGGTGTGAATTACATTGAGGGTCAAAAGCAGGCTAGGGATGTCTCTCCATGGTAGTGTTCAGCATATTGTCCAAGCAAGACCCTTGGTTCAGTGCCCAGTAACAAAATAGCAGGAGAAAGAGGGGTGTCATATGTAGACAGTATGCATAATGTCCGACTAAACGTATTTCTAGATAATGGCTTTATAGAAATGCACCATGCTAAATATTTGGATATAAACAAAACTATCTGAAATTCAAGTGGAGCCTGGGGTCTTCTTTGCTAAGGAAAAGTtcgtttcagagggttagagtctgtctcccctcccctttttaaaagatgttatttaTTCATGCAGtttatgagtgctctgtcttcatgcacatcagaaggaatcagatctcattatagatggtagtgagccactatggagttgctgggaattgaacttaggacctctggaagaacactcaagtgctgagccatctctccagccgcctcCTGGGTTTGTTTGTTAGAGACAgtgtcttgtgtagcccaggcccaCCTTCACAACTGAGGAGGATCTTGAAatccacctcctccctccctccctccctcctccccctaccaCATGCTGGGATGACTGTAAGAGCTGTAGCTTCCAGAAAGGATGAACATTAAGACCTTTGATTTCAACGGGGCGATATTTGTTCAAGGCTAAGAGCAACTGACCAATGAAGTCTCCATGCCCCAGTAATCCAGCAAGGAATCGGTGCTTACAAAGCTGAATGGACCACTGAACTGGCTGAGGCACCTCAGTGATGAAGTCAACATACCCAGCAGGCTTAAGACAGGAGCAGACTACATGCTATACATGTCTCTGTGGTCTGAGTGTCCCCCAAAGGGTCATATGCAGGAAGCTTGGTTCACAAAATGACAGGTAACTGAGACACTGTTCTCAAAAGGGCTCAATGCTAGTCTTCCAGAGTTAGGGCTCCAGAGACCAAGCTCTGTGGACAACAGTGGGGTGGCTCGTGCCTGTAACTCATAcgttcagaaggctgaggcattGGGGTCACCGTTAAATTCAAGGCTACATAGACTtgcaggccaacctgagctacagttACAGTG
Coding sequences:
- the Ctsb gene encoding cathepsin B isoform X1, which codes for MWWSLILLSCLLALTSAHDKPSFHPLSDDLINYINKQNTTWQAGRNFYNVDTSYLKKLCGTVLGGPKLPGRVAFGEDIDLPETFDAREQWSNCPTIGQIRDQGSCGSCWAFGAVEAISDRICIHTNGRVNVEVSAEDLLTCCGIQCGDGCNGGYPSGAWSFWTKKGLVSGGVYNSHVGCLPYTIPPCEHHVNGSRPPCTGEGDTPRCNKSCEAGYSPSYKEDKHFGYTSYSVSNSVKEIMAEIYKNGPVEGAFTVFADFLTYKSGVYKHEAGDMMGGHAIRILGWGVENGVPYWLAANSWNLDWGDNGFFKILRGENHCGIESEIVAGIPRTDQYWGRF
- the Ctsb gene encoding cathepsin B isoform X2, with the translated sequence MHGNNGPTARPLDRLETRAPAALVGCNGGYPSGAWSFWTKKGLVSGGVYNSHVGCLPYTIPPCEHHVNGSRPPCTGEGDTPRCNKSCEAGYSPSYKEDKHFGYTSYSVSNSVKEIMAEIYKNGPVEGAFTVFADFLTYKSGVYKHEAGDMMGGHAIRILGWGVENGVPYWLAANSWNLDWGDNGFFKILRGENHCGIESEIVAGIPRTDQYWGRF